The DNA segment tacttacgaaggactaagaatatgttcatggtatatggaggaagagaactaaaattggaaggctataccgactctagcttccaaagtgacgtggatgactcgaagtcaacctctggatttgtgtttatgctcaatggcggtgctgtctcttggaagagttccaagcaagacaccacagcggattccaccactgaagcagaatacattgcagcatcagctgctgctaaagaggccgtttggatgaggaatttcgtccaagagttgggcgtcattcctgaagttgttggtccagtcccggtgtactgtgacaacacgggtgccattgctcaggcaaaggaaccaaggtctcatcaaagatccaaacacgtactgaggaaataccacatcatccgggagattgtggaaagaggagacatcactgtcgaaagagtggcctctgcagacaatatcgctgatccacttactaagcccttgccaggaccattatttgacaaacatcgcgaaacaatgggtctacgtagtatgactagttggctatagggcaagtgggagattgaaagagtgggtgcccggtgagccaacttgtggctaagggctttgatgactctttgtataaacaatcttttgtttaatattatttacacttttattaatgtcaatgactttatctttcttcatattgttatattgtgatatactattgttgttttgataaagaccttgaatatactatagtgtatgtaagatgtggtagaacatggagatgtctatcatgaaacacatcttatagtcactgtatattctaaactgttcctagtcgattgagccatccgataataaggataaggatcgctcgagtttgagactagcatttgcgatgcggagtaccacgtttcattggtaaggaacatagagatgttcgaagcatgcaaatggatattcatatgatgaatgatcgaactaccctatccggactttccaagtggttatcacttatcgagtggatatagtccgcggttttggttgtacaccattagtccttactacttgaaacatcattgagactctatatgctagtactgtgctttgactcgtttaccgactctattggggtcatcaggtgtcgggattgggtacagttacaacacatataggagtcgatgctttgttgtcaaggattcaccacatacttgcgagtgtggatatcctatgcgatctgaggagatattagtgtgacgaatctctggccagagtacatgatgtggtttaagaaatggtttcttagtagcacatgcgatgtcactatttgatcttcaagatgtattgcatagttatcgaatctcgaacgactctcgatataccaatggttgttgattcgatcgggatatatggatgaaggggccgtactgtacgctaaccaaaatctattggttcttgtaggcactatcagtgatacctagggaatcatggggcgatgttgctaggcgctcttaccatgattcgatgggcaagtcggaaattgttgttccgagtcacaaggagttgtgagcccacggctagctgtatccctgaaccattgagggtcacacagtgtaatggatttttaatccccgttgagatagttaaatttaaagagttaaatttaatgaacaaagaagttggaattcttaattatgagtagaggagtaagattttctaaaatgacatagggatggacatttttggaaaccactgaattcggattcagaaaaatttatcttgactttaaaaggtgcagaaatggtttctgtgcacattggtgaaatcggtttatcaatcggagtcacgatgaattttatattaatttctgaacatgcgggctttgcttgtcgggcttgaacttatgactaatgggccctaagctgttagtggcctacattataaataagttattgcagtacagaaattagacacaacaggtcacaaaatatttttaaaaccctagctgcgtttttaataagtggccgccccctccctccctctgctcgaaaaatccagcctgtgaattttgaattgcagtctggtttaacggatcaaattcgttaatctcttcgtagaaacttctgatagattttctagtgcaatctatcagagggattaaatatccgttcgtggacctgattgaagaacagttcgtccatcagttccagggatatacaacaagagcagagcaatctgttggtgtccaaaatctcgattcgagattaaaggtaaaaattttataatcgttatttaatttttacacacatacaatttaatcgtatggttgatacctattatggaatcgttccatacaaaatttttaaacttccgctgcaccgggtatcaatcctaattgatctgatcgccgagttCTCCAACATGCATAAGATGCTTGTGTCTttgaatgatgatgatgatgtcctTAATATGATTCATCTTCATATGTGTGTAAAGCTTACGACGATTGAATTGAGGGCAGAGAATAAAATGAACACTTCAACAACTTGAATGATGGGAGGTAAAATACATTTACTATTATTTTCCGTACTTTCATTCTCCTATTTTGATTTGTTTAGTAAcatgtttaataaaaaaaattaaaggtaAAATATTGTAGATTGCTTTGTACAAATTATCAATTAGCTGTTTTAAACcaagattaattttttaaaaatttaaaatttgtttttgtggttattgttcttttttatcttattaattgtatattaaaCTGGTAAGGGCTGATGAGGAAGACACGCAGTCTAAGAGTGACAACGAGGTTGAACAGCCCCCTTGCGCCAATACTATAGATGCCTCGATTAATTGTATTCGTGATGTAGGACAAACATTCAAGGGTACTGGTGAATTTAggaattatttgaaaaactttTCTGTTGCCACAAGACGTTCATTTATGTATGTAAAAAATGACAGCGAGAAGGTTATTGCGATTTGTAGTGAAAAGAGCTGCGATTGGAGAATTTATGCTTCGAAACATAAAAGAGACAATCTTTTTGTCATCAGAAAATGTAAACTGCAACATAATTGTGGTGAGAATAATCTACGTAGCCGAGGTCATCCTAGAGCCGATGCTCATTGGATAGCGAATGTTGTGAAAGGAAAATTGAGAGGAGAGCCCTCTTATCATCCGTGTACAATGCAGATGGACTTGCaaagagattttggggtagAGTTAGAATATCGCAAAGTTTGGAAGGGTAAAGAGTTGGCGATGCATGATATTCATGGCACAGATGAAGGATGCTATGATAGATTAAGATGGTACTATGTTGCTGTTAAAAATACTAATCCTGATAGTGTTGTAGAGCGTGAGATTGAACATTTGACTAAAAAATTCAGACGGTTGTTCATTTGTTTTCATTCATGTGGCGTCGGGTTTGTTAGTGGTTGTAGGTCATTGATATTTTTGGATGGTACTCATATAAAGAATAAGTATAAAGGATGCATCTTAATTGATGTGTCGAAAGATGCGAACGATGATCTTTTCACAATTGTTTATGTCATAGTAGATGCGGAGAATGATGCGAACTGGGACTGGTTTTGTTATCATCTGAGTTGTGTGCTTCTTTACTATCAATGCATTCCATTCGACGAGTTCACATTTTTCTCGGACAGACATCCCAGTATTATCAAGGCAGTGAATCAAGTATTTGTTGGGAGTCACCATGCTTATTGTTTGAGACATTTAGTGGATAATTTCGTTAAGCAGGTAAATTCAAAATTACGTATCCTTGAGCAATTttactttaattttttcatattatctGATCATTTTAAGCTCAatctaaatttttattaatttttttaggtGTTGAGAAGTTATCCCAGGCATAACAAAAAGCATTGGTCTTCGGTATTCAAGAAAGCTGCGTATGCTCCGTGTTTTCAAGAGTACGAGCAACATATTAACAATATATTAGAGTCTATGCAACTTGCCAGAGGGTTTATTGTAAATTCTGATCCACAGAGTTGGGCCAATTCATTGTTTGTTGGAAATAGATGGGGTATTATAAATAACAATATAACCGAGTGTTGGAATAGTTGGGTTAGGTCAGCTCGTCATATGCCTATTGTTGCTATGGTTGATCACATACGCGTGCAGATAATGAAAATGATTCACCGACGACGTTAATCAACTTTACTCATGACcaaggaattaagtccaagaaaAGATAAGTCTGTTGTAAGTGCATATATGGAATCCCGAACATTAAGAGTTCAGCATTCGTGTGATTGGAAGTTTGAGGTTGTTGATGGTGAAAAGTCATTTGCCGTGGATTTAGTGGATATGACTTGTTCATGTAGAGTTTGGCAGATCAATAAGATTCCGTGCAAGCATGCTTGCTCTGCCATTGAGGCTAAATCTATGTCTGTGTATGATTTTTGTGACAAGTATTTCAAGATCGAAGTGTATCGCGCTGCGTATAAAGGACATATTAATCTTATCCCAACCTTTGACATTAGTGAGTCATGTGTTGCTGAATCCGATATAATTCAAGCTCCTTCTGTGCGTAGTCAGCCCGATCGTAGAAGGACGAAGAGAATACCATCGCAAGTTAATACATGTGTCTCAACATGTGGTCGTTGTCATGCGAGAGGACACAATAGATGCAGTTGCAAGGAACCTATAGATTAGCTGTAATTGGTTAAAAATATGatgtttcaattattttttatttgcataACTTTTTTAACAGAAATTATTCATAAATTAATCTTGACTGTTCAAAAAATATGCAGGAAAAAGCGATTACTGGAAGGTGGTTCGAGCATGAAATTTCCCTTGAAAAGGCACACACCACTACAAAAAAAACTcctaaagacaacattttttatcAGTTGTGGTAAGGGGTTTAAAACTGTTGTAGAAGGCTGTGTTGTTAAAAAGCACGCTCAAAGAAAACAATTTTTAACTATTGTCTTTTCTCTAAAAGACAACAGCTtttaactgttgtctttgagcgtgatTTTTAACAACACAGCCTTCTATAACAGTTTTAAACCCCTTATCACAACTGATAAAAATGTTatcttttttcaaataaaaaacaaaaaaaattaaattaaatatacaaattttcaatattataaataatttaaaatacaaaattcaaaaataaaatttaatatacaaatttccAACATTAGGAAAtaatatttacaatattttgaATATGTATTCGGACACGTATAAAGAGTTAATTTAATAACTCGGACATATTCTAATGGTTGCTCGAATGGATCTACCCAACATTCATCTTCTCAAACAACTTTCTTCAATCTTTTCTTGAACTTGTTTAATTCAATCATGCAAAGACCTTTTTTCAACCTGCAAATATCAAATTCTACGTAGTTACACAATTATAATATTCTCATACTAGCATAAAATTCATTATAGTACTTATCAAAACTTAATCAATAAGTTTATCAATCTTTTTTCGCAAATCCTCGATTCTTTGATATTGttgaaaaaatatcaaattttacaTAAGAATAACTTGGAAAACGCAGATCATGTGGATATGGAAAAAAGAAACAGGAAGCTACAGAGCAGCACTCAAACCACATAAATCTCTAATTCAATAAATTAGCAGTAAATTACTAGTTGACCTGAGCTTTCTTGGGGAAGCCAACAAGCGTACTGACTAGTaagcatatatatatgtataacaaTGCATGtacctcaatttttttttgaaccAAAAGTTGGTTCAATAATAATTCATTATCTATGATTTGTCATTGAAATTCAATTTCTACTTGGAGTGGAGTAACAAGTAAGCACATGTATAACAATGCATACAACAATATCTATTTACACGCACATACTATGCTCTCGCAACACTTTATTTACATTTTTCCATAACTATCTAGATGCATGGCACCCGCTACTTAACTATCATCCCTCAGTAATGGACAAGTGATGATCAACTTAACTCTAATTTAATGGATTTTCAGAAAGTCAAATTAAATTTTCTGAACCATAAACTAACCGGCTGGTGGTTTGCAGACTTGCTCGAATTTTAACCACCCACAAGCTTAACAAAACAATCTTCGCTGCAAAATGAAAGCCCTAAAACTTAGTTGCAATGGTAAATATATAAATCTAATGAATactgtggggcctcgggttgctaatctcaaatcttaaggggcaattaatgaataagcatcattaatctaataaagaaagaataaggatcaagaaattttttttttttctaaaggGGGGTGGGCTCGGGCGGTCAAAAACTACCGCCCGGGTGCCCCTGATTTTTCCTAAAACAGAAGGctcgcgctcgggctgctaaaaactgcagctcgggcgcttccTGGGCAGAATTTCACCCTGTTTTTCAGCAGCCATTCTTGATCCTTTCCATCCATTCCAagctatcaaattcaagtctaaaacatgtatataaggtccaaatcatgcatataaacataaacaatgtCTCAAacatctatacatgtatttgttacatcgaacaagtcgctaaataacgataaacgacataaactatctcaagtttcatacatgcattccaaaaccaacaagttctaaggtttgatGCTTTTAGATCTCAAAACTTCATCTagaacccgagtcctcacgtgctagactctctcccagctatcAATAACGTCGATGACCAGcttctgccccatctgttgttgtgcacacatacaaaacaagacaacagccggatacacTCCGATGAGAaatcaatctcagtataaccaacatatagaaagcattaaataaatcatatcgactttatttaaactcgactcaacaaataaaGCAAATTAACGCTTCGCATAAgaactgattcatataacttcgaggccatcaagattcataaatgatcttgacatggatatccatcttacgagttcgtaaccgactcgcgaataaggttaacagcaaccttggcatagaatcaattcaatatagcatcatatcaactcaaatttaaagatccactacctgggatggatcgacaacatcacaatcaaatcaaaaacataaacaagtatgtggtttttacgggccaactcaaaaatagtcgttcttgagtttcaaagtccctacttcgcgatgtcgtcattataccttctaatatctcggttctgaactcttcaatctgaaatataacaaccaaaatactcatatcaaacttcattcaagacTATTATTTTAGAGACGAATCAAAACCATTAATCGAtcgtcaatcaaactcatttcaaacctcaactctttcttcttcggtttAACTCGGCGTCTTGAATCGTTGGCCTTCAAACTCgattgaaattgaagaataaaaattctataacattcataacatctagataacaacttcaactcagataTAGGCTATCGAAACGGTCCAAAAactcgaatcgacggcgtagcaattgaaaatcggtaaccgacgtaatcccgatatcatttctaacttcaacCAACTCATACCTGTATTCAAatcaataaccagctgatatatcattcaaatcttcatctcaatagctataataATTCATTTACATGATGGAATCATGCttcaacataaataacataagctcatcAATTTGGTTTCGaaatagaatcgcataaacgtcgataaCCATAATCAAGAGCTCAAAACCTGATCTCTGCCCCCAAACtaattttgaaattcaaataaaacatcataaaacttacacgagatcgaagccctcgtcgtaaggatttcagaacaatttacgaaatcaaaatcggataaccgaagcaaaagttacaaggatttgaagatcaCAATTTCAAAGGAAAATGAAGAAGATGGTCTCTCGGCTTTGCTCTGTTCTGAAAATTCTGAATATGCATAAACATACACGTACTCATGCTGAGTAATCAATTAacaatctgataactttcaagcaTAATTGCAGTgtagcccctcaattcttcactATTTGTAATTTGGTCTttggcccttattttaattcaatttcaatcctaaataatttaagaatattagaatttaaatcaaaactctaaatattcccaaatcaaatatactcggattaaaattaaataaattcggattaataataattaatcccgggccttacatttctcccccactaagacatgagttcgtcctcgaattcataaacagtatagatatgcagactgcatgcttataagaataaagaataactgaaaactgaataagaactcacatcagtggaatagattaggaaatcgttgcttcatatcatcttcaacttccgacgtcgcttcttcaactccgtgccgactccattgaatcttcaccaatggaatggtcttcgatcggagttgttttgtcttcctat comes from the Henckelia pumila isolate YLH828 chromosome 1, ASM3356847v2, whole genome shotgun sequence genome and includes:
- the LOC140877915 gene encoding uncharacterized protein encodes the protein MTKELSPRKDKSVVSAYMESRTLRVQHSCDWKFEVVDGEKSFAVDLVDMTCSCRVWQINKIPCKHACSAIEAKSMSVYDFCDKYFKIEVYRAAYKGHINLIPTFDISESCVAESDIIQAPSVRKSDYWKVVRA
- the LOC140877903 gene encoding uncharacterized protein; this translates as MTQRLFLDVRRLNCFYVTLSSDSSKRSVFTPAMLKICIDVGWSELSIFVLKVKFSQICRADEEDTQSKSDNEVEQPPCANTIDASINCIRDVGQTFKGTGEFRNYLKNFSVATRRSFMYVKNDSEKVIAICSEKSCDWRIYASKHKRDNLFVIRKCKLQHNCGENNLRSRGHPRADAHWIANVVKGKLRGEPSYHPCTMQMDLQRDFGVELEYRKVWKGKELAMHDIHGTDEGCYDRLRWYYVAVKNTNPDSVVEREIEHLTKKFRRLFICFHSCGVGFVSGCRSLIFLDGTHIKNKYKGCILIDVSKDANDDLFTIVYVIVDAENDANWDWFCYHLSCVLLYYQCIPFDEFTFFSDRHPSIIKAVNQVFVGSHHAYCLRHLVDNFVKQVLRSYPRHNKKHWSSVFKKAAYAPCFQEYEQHINNILESMQLARGFIVNSDPQSWANSLFVGNRWGIINNNITECWNSWVRSARHMPIVAMVDHIRVQIMKMIHRRR